In Thermococcus gorgonarius, the genomic window GCTTGTTACGAAGTCTGCCTTCTCTCCAGAGAGAAGAGAGTGGAAGCGAAGTGGATCTAGCTCGACCGCTACGGCGGTGGGCCTTTCCTTTTTTATTGCGGAAACAACCTCCTCCCTGCTGAGAGGAGAGACGTGCATCGTCCCTATCACCTTCACATAACGCAGGTAGTTCATGAGGCTCCCTCCAGGACGTTCCCGAGCTTCCAATGGTCAGATTCAACTGTCAGAAGATCGAAATCTTTTGGAACAATAAAGTCCACGTCGCACAGTTCAGTGGCTTTGGACAGGTATTCATCATGGGAATAGCGGAAGGCCCTGTGGAAGAGGGCGAGGAGTTTTACCTTTGCCTTTTTTGCCACTTCACAGGCCTCCTCGACTGTGGAATGATAGCTCTCCCCCCTATCCTCAGGAACCAGGTAGGTTGCATCATGGATAAGAAGATCCGCTTTTTCGGAAAAGAGAACCACCCTTTCACAGGGTGCCGTATCGCCGGTGTAAACCAGTTTAACGCCCCTTCTCCGAGGTCCCGTCACATCCTCCAAACGGATGATCCTGCCGTTCAACTCGATTTGACCCTCGCGCTCGAGCTTTCCAAGTAAGGGCCCGGGTTTCAGTCCATAAACCTTTAACTTTTCCGGGAGGAACTTCCCGCGCCTGTCTTTCTCCTTGAATACGTAGCCAAGAGCCGGAATCCCGTGTTCAACTCTGAAACTCCATACCTCATACCCATCGAACTTTAGCCTGGCCTCTCCGAGTTCGTGGACGTGGATATCAAAGACGGGCCTAAAAAAGCCGCTGTTGATAAAGTTCCGGACGAACTCGAAGGTGTGCTTTGGCCCGTAGATGTGAAGGGGCTTCTTTCTGTTCCAGAGGTTCATGGTCTGGAGAAGCCCCCCAAGACCGAGATAGTGGTCACCGTGGAAGTGAGTTATAAATATCTTATCTATTTTCATCGGGCTGAGCTTTGCGATGTTCATCTGCCGGATTGTTCCCTCCCCAGCGTCAAAGAGTAGGATTTCACCCCTGTACCTCACCGCTATTGAGGGAACGTTCCGTTCCCTGTTCGGCATTATACCCCCCGTCCCGAGAAAGTAGATCTGTACCATGTTTGAAAATCCCCCTGCCGTCTTAAAAGCTCTACCCTCGGAAAGAGTTAAAACCCACAAGCTCATAGATTTTACCGGTGAAGCAAATGGAAGAAATCATGAGAGCTATTGAGGAGAAAGACACAAAGAAACTCGCCAGCCTTCTCTACTACAAGGTAGACGAACTCAGCGACGAGCAGCTCGAGGATATCCTTAAAAAGGTTGAAGAGCTGGCCCTGGAAAAAAAGGACTACGAACTTTACAAGCTGGTCGTCTATTACTATCACGAGTTCCTCGAGGTGGACAAGATAAGCGAGTTCGAGGAGGTGGCAGAGAAGGAAGGTTCGTTCGAAGCTAAGTTCCACTTGGCTGACCTTTATTTCCTCCTCGGAGAGCTTGAGAAAAGTTTCGCCCTGTATCAGTCTCTCCTGGAGGAAGAGATAGCCAAAGGAAACACCGAGCACGTTGCAGAGATTTACTACAACATGGCGCTGATTCAGGAGGAGCTTCAGGACTACGAAAAGGCCTACGAACTTCTCGAACTGGCGGAAAAGAAATACGAAGAGCTGAAAGACGAGGAAAAGATCCTTCATATACAGGTCTACAAAGCCTACGTGAAGTTCGAAATGGGGGACATCTACGAGGCAAAGGCCATGCTCGGTTCTCTACTTCCCAGGGTAGTTGAGACAGGAAACAACGCACTCCTGGCTGAGATACACCTTACATTTGAGGAGATATTCGAGGAGAAAGATAACTACGAGGCGGCGCTCCAGGAGTGCCTGTATGCAATGCTGAGGGCCAAAGGAACGGAGTACTACGATGTCGCCTTCGATGCACTTGTCGATGTTCTGTGGCAGCTCTTCCTTGAGGACAACTTCGAGACTGTATACAACAACATCGACATGTTTAAGAACGCGTTTCCGGAGCTGGCGGAGTTCTTCGAGGGCGTTAAGTACTTGGCCCTCTTCAAGGACGGAAAAGTTGAAGAAGAAAAGCTCCGGGAAATCATCGAACAGGTTAAGGACAGGAGACTCTTAGACCTTCTGGAGTTCCTTGGTGAGGCAGAGCTCTGAGGCCTTCTCCATTATCTTTTCTCCAACGGGATCGCTACCTCCCAGCCTCTGATAAAGGTTGTAGTTCTCACAAATCCTGTCGCACAGTCTTTTGGCCAGATTGACGTTCGAATTTACTGCCACTTTGAGTCTCGTAAAATCAACGGCCATCTCGATCAGCGCGCAGTCAGCTCTGCTGAACGGTCGGGGAACCAGAGAGCCTTCGATTATGCCAAGAACGTCCAGAGCACATGTTAAAACCCTCGTCCTACCAAGCTCATCTTCATGATCCTTCAGCTTCCAGTTTACCCGCCCATAGAACCCGGGAATCCCCTCAACCCACCTGAATTCTCCCCGTCTCACCAGGGTAAGGCCTTCCTTGGGAGGCATGTTTAGAGCAAGTCTAACTATTAGGCCGGCGTCGTTAGTAATCTGCAGGGAAGCGTAGGGGTGCCTTTTGATCTCCTCCGCGCTCTTTCCTCCAAAGAGCTTGAAGAAAAGAGTACCGCCCCTTCTAATCACTCCAACGGGTGTTACATTTGACTGGGTGACGAGAAGCATCTCGTAAACCTGTCCCTCAGATAGAAAATCCAAGAGGGGGATCATTGAAAATCCCTCAATCCTCTGTTTGGGGTGGAACCATATGCCGTCTCCCGGATTTTAGAACCTGACCGGTTATATGGATTTTGGTCGGGATAAGTTTAAAAATACCTGATTTTAAATTCAAAACCAGGGAGAACACATATGAGCAGCCAACGAACCGAAAAAGCCGTGATTGCCAGGGATTTAGCGATATATTACGGTTCCAAACCTGCTTTGGAAGGAGTTACATTTGATCTCAACGCAGGCGAAACTCTATTACTCCTGGGCCCAAACGGGGCAGGAAAGACCACCCTTCTGAAAACGATAGCGGGTTTTCACGACAAATACGAAGGTGTCATATTGGTTTTTGGAAGAAAACCGGAGGAAAGCAGGGATTTCATCTCTTACGTCCCCCAGAGCTTCTCACTCAACGAAAAGGTGCCCCTATCGGTGATAGAGGTAGTTGCCATGGGGGCGCTGTACAAATCCGGAATAGTCCACAGAAAAATTCCCGAGGAGATCATAAAAAAATCGGAAAAGGCCCTTTCCTTCGTTGGGCTGGAGGACATAAAGGACAAACCATTCAAAAACCTGAGTGGCGGACAGAAGCAGAGGGTTCTTCTTGCGAGGGCATTGATAAGCGACCCAAAGCTACTCCTCCTGGATGAGCCGCTCTCGGCTCTGGACCCATCAGCCCGGGCCGAGGTTGCGTCAGTTCTGAACAAAATCAAAAAGAAAAAGGGCATCTCCATGATAATAACAACCCACGACATAAACCCCCTCCTCGAGATAGGGGACTGGGTAATGCTCATAAACAGGAGAATGATAGCTTTCGGCCCTCCAGATGATGCGCTGAGGGAAGAAATTATTAAGACAGTCTACGGCCCAATGGCCAAGGTAATAAAGGTCGAGGACAAGCTGTACTGCCTTACCGGAGACTTCCATATCCATCTCCCCGGGGGGAAGAAGCCATGATTCCGGAGTTCATAGTGAGAGCAGTAATAGCCAGTATCACGGTGAGCGTTCTACTGGGACTGCTAAGCCCGCTGATAAACATGAAAGGACTTGCCTTTCTAACCCATGCATTATTCCATGCCCTCCTGCTGGGGGCAGTTTTGGGGATGATACTCGGACTTCTGCTAAACAACTACGCGCTGGTAACTTTCGTGGCGATGCTGGTGACTCTGGCGATAGTTTTGACAATAGCCCACCTGGAGCACATAGGCTTTTCCCCGGATTCCTCAGTTGGAATAATAGCCAGCTTCGTTGCTGGACTAACGGTTCTGGGATTTGGGGTACTCTACAAGATCATGGCAACCAAGCCGTATTATCCCCTAACTCAAAACGTCGTCTCTTACCTGACGGGTGAGCTCTTTCTAATCAGCTCCAGAGACCTTGAGATACTGAGCGCAGGCGGCTTTTTGATAACTCTCATCATACTTCTGTTCTACCGCGACTTTCTCTACTTGAGCTTCGATCCGGAGGGTATAGACGGCCACGGCGGAAATTCCAGGATGTATTTGGTGATCCTCTACGCCATAGTCGGAATGACCGGAGCCCTCATAGTCCAGAGCGTTGGACTAGTCACCCTTCAGGTTGTGGCCGTCCTTCCAGGGGCAATAGCTCTGATGCTAAGCGACAACGCCAGAAAGATCGTCGCCATCAGCCTGCTGGTTACTCTCACGGTTCAGCTCGTTTCGGTTGGAACGGCTTACTTTACGGCCATCCCGCCCAGC contains:
- a CDS encoding ribonuclease Z, with translation MVQIYFLGTGGIMPNRERNVPSIAVRYRGEILLFDAGEGTIRQMNIAKLSPMKIDKIFITHFHGDHYLGLGGLLQTMNLWNRKKPLHIYGPKHTFEFVRNFINSGFFRPVFDIHVHELGEARLKFDGYEVWSFRVEHGIPALGYVFKEKDRRGKFLPEKLKVYGLKPGPLLGKLEREGQIELNGRIIRLEDVTGPRRRGVKLVYTGDTAPCERVVLFSEKADLLIHDATYLVPEDRGESYHSTVEEACEVAKKAKVKLLALFHRAFRYSHDEYLSKATELCDVDFIVPKDFDLLTVESDHWKLGNVLEGAS
- a CDS encoding tetratricopeptide repeat protein, which encodes MEEIMRAIEEKDTKKLASLLYYKVDELSDEQLEDILKKVEELALEKKDYELYKLVVYYYHEFLEVDKISEFEEVAEKEGSFEAKFHLADLYFLLGELEKSFALYQSLLEEEIAKGNTEHVAEIYYNMALIQEELQDYEKAYELLELAEKKYEELKDEEKILHIQVYKAYVKFEMGDIYEAKAMLGSLLPRVVETGNNALLAEIHLTFEEIFEEKDNYEAALQECLYAMLRAKGTEYYDVAFDALVDVLWQLFLEDNFETVYNNIDMFKNAFPELAEFFEGVKYLALFKDGKVEEEKLREIIEQVKDRRLLDLLEFLGEAEL
- a CDS encoding DUF447 domain-containing protein, with the translated sequence MIPLLDFLSEGQVYEMLLVTQSNVTPVGVIRRGGTLFFKLFGGKSAEEIKRHPYASLQITNDAGLIVRLALNMPPKEGLTLVRRGEFRWVEGIPGFYGRVNWKLKDHEDELGRTRVLTCALDVLGIIEGSLVPRPFSRADCALIEMAVDFTRLKVAVNSNVNLAKRLCDRICENYNLYQRLGGSDPVGEKIMEKASELCLTKELQKV
- a CDS encoding metal ABC transporter ATP-binding protein gives rise to the protein MSSQRTEKAVIARDLAIYYGSKPALEGVTFDLNAGETLLLLGPNGAGKTTLLKTIAGFHDKYEGVILVFGRKPEESRDFISYVPQSFSLNEKVPLSVIEVVAMGALYKSGIVHRKIPEEIIKKSEKALSFVGLEDIKDKPFKNLSGGQKQRVLLARALISDPKLLLLDEPLSALDPSARAEVASVLNKIKKKKGISMIITTHDINPLLEIGDWVMLINRRMIAFGPPDDALREEIIKTVYGPMAKVIKVEDKLYCLTGDFHIHLPGGKKP
- a CDS encoding metal ABC transporter permease, whose product is MIPEFIVRAVIASITVSVLLGLLSPLINMKGLAFLTHALFHALLLGAVLGMILGLLLNNYALVTFVAMLVTLAIVLTIAHLEHIGFSPDSSVGIIASFVAGLTVLGFGVLYKIMATKPYYPLTQNVVSYLTGELFLISSRDLEILSAGGFLITLIILLFYRDFLYLSFDPEGIDGHGGNSRMYLVILYAIVGMTGALIVQSVGLVTLQVVAVLPGAIALMLSDNARKIVAISLLVTLTVQLVSVGTAYFTAIPPSGIATILLGLIYGALLTRR